From a region of the Entelurus aequoreus isolate RoL-2023_Sb linkage group LG27, RoL_Eaeq_v1.1, whole genome shotgun sequence genome:
- the LOC133644534 gene encoding ELAV-like protein 1-B isoform X1 — MALRRGHIRYLKVCEVQSSQNDTRDSQGASAKEMYDNGYNDQMMEDDNSRTNLIVNYLPQSMNQDDLRTLFSNVGELESAKLIRDKVAGNSLGYGFVNFVNASDAERAISSLNGLRLQSKTIKVSFARPSSDTIKDANLYISGLPRNLGQQELEDMFTPYGHIINSRVLVDQASGDHSLCLSRGVAFIRFDKKAEAEDAVKHLNGYTPAGSLEPITVKFAANPNQARNSQLMSQMYHGQSRRFGGPVHHQAQRFRFSPMSVDHMSGGGGVSGASSGWCIFIYNLGQEVDEAILWQLFGPFGAVVNVKVIRDFNTNKCKGFGFVTMTNYEEAAMAIHNLNGYRLGDKVLQVSFKTSKGHK, encoded by the exons ATGGCGCTGAGACGAGGACACATTAGGTACTTGAAG GTCTGCGAGGTGCAATCGTCTCAGAACGACACCAGAGACTCCCAAGGAGCCAGTGCAAAG GAGATGTACGACAACGGCTACAATGACCAGATGATGGAGGACGACAACTCCAGAACCAACCTGATCGTCAACTACCTGCCGCAGAGCATGAACCAGGACGACCTTCGCACCCTGTTCAGTAACGTTGGCGAGTTGGAGTCGGCTAAGCTGATCAGGGACAAAGTTGCAG GCAACAGTTTAGGTTACGGCTTTGTTAACTTTGTTAACGCTAGTGATGCCGAGAGGGCAATCAGTTCCCTCAACGGCCTGAGGCTACAGTCTAAAACTATCAAG GTGTCGTTTGCACGTCCGAGCTCGGACACCATTAAAGATGCTAATCTGTACATTAGCGGTCTGCCACGCAATCTGGGCCAACAGGAACTGGAAGACATGTTTACTCCCTACGGACACATCATCAATTCTCGGGTGCTGGTGGACCAGGCGTCAGGTGATCACTCGCTCT GTTTGTCGCGGGGCGTAGCCTTCATCAGATTCGACAAAAAGGCGGAGGCCGAGGACGCCGTCAAGCACCTGAACGGGTACACGCCTGCCGGCAGCCTTGAGCCGATCACGGTCAAGTTTGCCGCCAATCCCAACCAGGCCAGGAACTCGCAGCTGATGTCGCAAATGTACCACGGCCAATCGCGGCGTTTTGGAGGACCGGTGCACCACCAGGCACAGAGGTTCAG GTTCTCGCCAATGAGTGTCGACCACATGAGCGGAGGGGGCGGGGTTTCCGGGGCCTCGTCAGGCTGGTGCATCTTCATCTACAACCTGGGCCAGGAGGTGGACGAGGCCATCCTCTGGCAGCTCTTCGGGCCTTTCGGCGCCGTTGTCAATGTGAAGGTGATCCGTGATTTCAACACCAATAAGTGCAAAGGCTTCGGCTTCGTGACCATGACCAACTACGAGGAGGCCGCCATGGCCATCCATAACCTGAACGGCTACAGACTGGGAGACAAAGTCCTCCAAGTGTCTTTTAAGACCAGCAAAGGTCACAAGTAG
- the LOC133644534 gene encoding ELAV-like protein 1-B isoform X2 gives MALRRGHIRYLKVCEVQSSQNDTRDSQGASAKEMYDNGYNDQMMEDDNSRTNLIVNYLPQSMNQDDLRTLFSNVGELESAKLIRDKVAGNSLGYGFVNFVNASDAERAISSLNGLRLQSKTIKVSFARPSSDTIKDANLYISGLPRNLGQQELEDMFTPYGHIINSRVLVDQASGLSRGVAFIRFDKKAEAEDAVKHLNGYTPAGSLEPITVKFAANPNQARNSQLMSQMYHGQSRRFGGPVHHQAQRFRFSPMSVDHMSGGGGVSGASSGWCIFIYNLGQEVDEAILWQLFGPFGAVVNVKVIRDFNTNKCKGFGFVTMTNYEEAAMAIHNLNGYRLGDKVLQVSFKTSKGHK, from the exons ATGGCGCTGAGACGAGGACACATTAGGTACTTGAAG GTCTGCGAGGTGCAATCGTCTCAGAACGACACCAGAGACTCCCAAGGAGCCAGTGCAAAG GAGATGTACGACAACGGCTACAATGACCAGATGATGGAGGACGACAACTCCAGAACCAACCTGATCGTCAACTACCTGCCGCAGAGCATGAACCAGGACGACCTTCGCACCCTGTTCAGTAACGTTGGCGAGTTGGAGTCGGCTAAGCTGATCAGGGACAAAGTTGCAG GCAACAGTTTAGGTTACGGCTTTGTTAACTTTGTTAACGCTAGTGATGCCGAGAGGGCAATCAGTTCCCTCAACGGCCTGAGGCTACAGTCTAAAACTATCAAG GTGTCGTTTGCACGTCCGAGCTCGGACACCATTAAAGATGCTAATCTGTACATTAGCGGTCTGCCACGCAATCTGGGCCAACAGGAACTGGAAGACATGTTTACTCCCTACGGACACATCATCAATTCTCGGGTGCTGGTGGACCAGGCGTCAG GTTTGTCGCGGGGCGTAGCCTTCATCAGATTCGACAAAAAGGCGGAGGCCGAGGACGCCGTCAAGCACCTGAACGGGTACACGCCTGCCGGCAGCCTTGAGCCGATCACGGTCAAGTTTGCCGCCAATCCCAACCAGGCCAGGAACTCGCAGCTGATGTCGCAAATGTACCACGGCCAATCGCGGCGTTTTGGAGGACCGGTGCACCACCAGGCACAGAGGTTCAG GTTCTCGCCAATGAGTGTCGACCACATGAGCGGAGGGGGCGGGGTTTCCGGGGCCTCGTCAGGCTGGTGCATCTTCATCTACAACCTGGGCCAGGAGGTGGACGAGGCCATCCTCTGGCAGCTCTTCGGGCCTTTCGGCGCCGTTGTCAATGTGAAGGTGATCCGTGATTTCAACACCAATAAGTGCAAAGGCTTCGGCTTCGTGACCATGACCAACTACGAGGAGGCCGCCATGGCCATCCATAACCTGAACGGCTACAGACTGGGAGACAAAGTCCTCCAAGTGTCTTTTAAGACCAGCAAAGGTCACAAGTAG